From a single Oceanobacillus kimchii X50 genomic region:
- a CDS encoding GNAT family N-acetyltransferase: protein MLKMRDLQEVPVLFELMAHPEVFPFVRHKATTSDEFYFLTKQTIEAEERGELISRTIVDEYQQPIGTINLFDIEDNYGFLATWIGQPYFGKGYNRPAKDAFFHELFMDHSIDGIFMKVRKSNERSKKAVLKLPYITFANDVYPQMYQRVNGTDDIYDLFVIMKEHYLSYQQFQMDTPVESTGEEVS from the coding sequence ATGCTAAAAATGCGTGATTTACAGGAGGTGCCTGTACTTTTTGAACTTATGGCGCACCCGGAAGTATTCCCTTTTGTTAGGCATAAAGCAACAACATCAGATGAATTTTATTTCTTAACGAAACAAACCATAGAAGCAGAAGAAAGAGGAGAATTAATTTCTCGTACGATTGTTGATGAATATCAACAGCCCATCGGTACGATTAACCTTTTTGATATAGAGGATAACTATGGATTTCTTGCCACATGGATAGGCCAACCTTACTTTGGCAAAGGATATAATCGTCCTGCAAAAGATGCTTTTTTCCATGAACTATTTATGGATCATAGCATAGATGGTATCTTTATGAAAGTTCGCAAATCAAATGAACGTTCTAAAAAAGCAGTATTAAAATTACCTTATATTACATTTGCAAATGATGTATATCCGCAAATGTATCAACGAGTAAATGGTACTGATGACATTTATGATTTATTTGTAATTATGAAAGAACATTATTTATCATATCAACAATTCCAAATGGATACTCCTGTGGAAAGTACTGGAGAGGAAGTATCTTAA
- a CDS encoding TIGR01777 family oxidoreductase, translating into MKYALISGGTGFLGSELTTQLQNQEYHVYILTRSVENKVNTSTETYIDYTVQADSLPIFEVVINLAGESLFGYWTEQKKQSILNSRLKITNHLIQLMKEMNTKPKVFISASAVGYYGMSEDLIFTERTTEAADDYLASVTEEWEEIAKAANSFGIRTVYTRLGILLGNKGAFPMMKLPTQLFAGGRIGNGEQWLSWIHIEDAVQLILFCIHNSTITGPINVTAPNPKRNKDFMKTIAKTYRRPYWFHVPRLVMETTFGEMAHLITKGQYAFPQKAIDHGFSFKFPNLQEAIENIKETKS; encoded by the coding sequence ATGAAATATGCTTTGATAAGTGGAGGAACAGGATTCCTTGGTTCTGAACTAACTACACAATTACAAAATCAGGAATATCACGTATATATACTTACTAGGTCGGTAGAAAATAAAGTGAACACATCTACAGAGACTTACATAGATTATACTGTTCAAGCTGATTCTCTACCTATATTTGAAGTTGTAATTAACTTAGCAGGTGAATCATTGTTTGGATATTGGACCGAACAAAAGAAACAATCTATTCTCAACAGTAGATTAAAAATAACCAATCATCTTATACAGTTAATGAAAGAAATGAATACCAAACCTAAGGTATTTATTAGTGCTTCTGCAGTTGGATATTATGGCATGTCGGAAGATTTAATTTTTACCGAAAGAACTACCGAAGCTGCTGACGACTATTTAGCTTCTGTAACCGAAGAATGGGAAGAAATCGCAAAAGCTGCAAATTCATTTGGAATACGCACAGTCTATACAAGATTAGGAATATTATTAGGAAATAAAGGCGCTTTTCCAATGATGAAATTACCAACTCAACTTTTTGCTGGGGGTAGAATAGGTAACGGCGAACAATGGCTATCATGGATTCACATTGAAGATGCTGTTCAGTTAATTTTATTCTGTATACACAATAGTACGATTACCGGGCCGATTAATGTGACAGCACCAAATCCAAAACGCAATAAAGACTTCATGAAAACAATTGCTAAAACGTATAGAAGGCCATATTGGTTTCATGTACCTCGCCTAGTTATGGAAACCACTTTTGGTGAAATGGCACACCTAATAACAAAAGGACAGTATGCATTTCCTCAAAAAGCGATCGATCATGGTTTTTCTTTTAAGTTTCCAAATTTACAAGAAGCCATAGAAAATATCAAGGAAACAAAATCGTAG
- the recX gene encoding recombination regulator RecX yields the protein MKKIARITTQKKHKNRYNIFLQTPDGDAYGFSVDEAILIEYRLSKGMELEDEMISILEQKDTLHKAYTLTIHFLSYRMRSEKEVSDYLQKKEVDGTHIDEIIKRLKREKWVDDQQFAQMFVRSRKNSSSKGPKMIRQELYEKGVNESKITSALEQYSVEEQKQKVEKLINKKLQSKSKDSHQKRIDQIKQNLMQKGFDSGVISMVIQEMDTTEDADREWEVLQLQGEKLLYKYQKKHSGFALKQKVMEGLYRKGFSFDMINQFIDQSLQDE from the coding sequence ATGAAAAAAATTGCTCGTATTACAACACAAAAGAAACATAAAAATCGATATAATATCTTTTTACAAACTCCTGATGGTGATGCATATGGTTTTAGTGTAGATGAAGCGATATTAATTGAATATCGTCTTTCTAAAGGAATGGAGCTTGAGGATGAAATGATTTCAATTCTCGAGCAAAAAGATACATTACATAAAGCATATACCCTTACTATACACTTTTTAAGCTATCGAATGCGCTCAGAAAAAGAAGTTAGCGATTATTTACAAAAAAAAGAAGTGGATGGGACACATATCGATGAAATTATTAAACGATTAAAACGAGAAAAATGGGTGGATGATCAACAGTTTGCACAGATGTTTGTTCGGTCTCGTAAGAATTCGTCTTCTAAAGGTCCAAAAATGATACGACAAGAATTATATGAAAAGGGTGTAAATGAGAGTAAAATAACCTCTGCACTTGAACAATATTCTGTGGAAGAACAGAAACAGAAAGTAGAAAAGTTAATTAATAAAAAACTGCAATCAAAATCAAAAGATTCCCATCAAAAAAGAATCGATCAAATTAAACAAAATCTTATGCAAAAAGGGTTTGATTCTGGAGTAATAAGTATGGTCATTCAAGAAATGGACACAACCGAGGATGCAGATCGTGAATGGGAAGTTCTTCAACTGCAAGGAGAGAAGCTTCTTTATAAATATCAAAAAAAACACAGTGGTTTTGCTCTAAAACAAAAAGTAATGGAAGGTCTATATCGTAAAGGATTTTCATTTGATATGATTAACCAGTTTATTGATCAGTCACTTCAAGATGAGTAA
- a CDS encoding YfhH family protein, with protein MNFRYSDYSIEQLHREIGNLKEKAQKAEQLGNVSEVQIYERKMQVALAYTINPDDFKKGEIYQLKMEPGYTFKIDYINGVFAWGYRINLLEEVREEIEALPISLLGKKLA; from the coding sequence ATGAATTTTCGTTATAGTGATTATTCTATTGAACAATTACACCGAGAAATTGGAAATTTAAAAGAAAAGGCACAAAAAGCAGAACAACTTGGGAATGTTTCTGAAGTACAAATATATGAGCGGAAAATGCAAGTGGCATTAGCATATACAATAAATCCAGATGATTTTAAAAAAGGTGAAATTTATCAATTAAAGATGGAGCCAGGTTATACATTTAAAATTGATTATATTAATGGAGTATTTGCGTGGGGATATCGTATAAATTTATTAGAAGAGGTACGTGAAGAAATCGAAGCATTGCCAATCTCACTTTTAGGCAAAAAGTTAGCATGA
- a CDS encoding metal-dependent hydrolase: protein MDTGTHIVMGVALGGLATIDPVVQSNPTLFHAVLVGTVVGSHAPDFDTVFKLKNNATYIRHHRGASHSLPAIVIWSFLVSGLIYLFVPEVSYLHLWLWTLLAVVIHVFVDLFNAYGTQAFRPFSKKWIAKGFINTFDPYIFFLNVAGIAAWALGANPGITWVIIYSVIVLYYIKRYMDKREIVKKIHEYYPETKSIATSPTIKQNYWRVAITTPDHFYVGRVENRHIEIIDEFLRVPLPESDIMDVAKQDKNIQSFLNFSPIYRWEINEQEDGSTEVRFIDLRYRSKDYYPFVAVVQINANLEIVTSYTGWIFSERKLQSKLVPSDSSL from the coding sequence ATGGACACTGGTACGCATATAGTTATGGGTGTTGCATTAGGCGGCCTAGCAACAATAGACCCTGTAGTGCAAAGTAATCCTACACTATTTCATGCTGTATTAGTTGGTACCGTTGTTGGGTCTCACGCACCTGATTTTGACACGGTGTTTAAACTAAAAAATAATGCAACTTATATTCGACACCATCGAGGAGCCTCCCATTCACTGCCAGCAATTGTCATATGGAGCTTTCTCGTATCCGGATTAATATATTTATTTGTACCTGAAGTTAGTTATTTACATCTTTGGTTATGGACACTATTAGCTGTCGTTATCCATGTGTTTGTCGATTTATTTAATGCATACGGTACACAAGCATTTCGTCCATTCTCTAAAAAGTGGATAGCCAAAGGTTTCATTAATACATTTGATCCCTATATCTTCTTCTTAAATGTTGCCGGAATTGCGGCATGGGCTTTAGGTGCTAATCCTGGCATTACTTGGGTAATTATTTACTCAGTCATTGTACTATACTACATTAAACGATATATGGACAAAAGAGAAATCGTCAAAAAAATTCATGAATACTATCCAGAGACTAAATCTATAGCCACCTCTCCTACAATAAAACAAAACTATTGGCGTGTCGCTATAACCACTCCAGACCACTTTTATGTAGGTAGAGTAGAAAATCGTCATATTGAAATTATTGATGAATTTCTACGGGTTCCACTTCCAGAAAGTGACATAATGGATGTAGCAAAACAAGATAAAAATATCCAATCTTTCTTGAACTTTTCTCCAATTTATCGTTGGGAAATTAATGAACAAGAAGATGGTTCAACAGAAGTTCGTTTTATTGATTTAAGATACCGTTCAAAAGATTACTATCCATTTGTAGCTGTTGTACAAATCAATGCGAATTTGGAAATTGTCACTTCGTACACAGGTTGGATATTCTCAGAAAGAAAATTACAAAGTAAATTAGTTCCTAGTGATTCGTCATTATAA